The window GGAGGGAAAGGGTGGATCAGCCTCCGAGCTGCAGTTCGAGCTTCTCCAGCTCCAGCATCCGGTCGCGCAGCTGCGCCGCCTTTTCGAATTCGAGATCGGCCGCCGCCGCCAGCATCTCCTGTTTGAGCCGGGCGATCTCGGCCCGCAGGCTCTCCAGATCACCGTAGGCCGCCACCTCTTCGGCCGCCACCGGCAGCTCGACATAGTCCTTCTCGGCGATGTCCTCCAGGATGCTGCGCAGGCTCTTCTTCACCGTCTCCGGCGTGATGCCGTGCTCGCGGTTGTAGGCGAGCTGCGCCGCCCGCCGCCGCTCGGTCTCGTCGATGCAGGCCCGCATCGAGCGGGTGACCTTGTCGGCGTACATGATCACCCGGCCGTCGACGTTGCGCGCGGCGCGGCCGCAGGTCTGGATCAGCGAGCGCTCGGAGCGCAGAAAGCCCTCCTTGTCGGCGTCGAGTATCGCCACCAGCCCCACCTCGGGAATGTCGAGCCCCTCGCGCAGCAGGTTGATGCCCACCAGCACGTCGAACTGCCCCTGGCGCAGGTCGCGGATGATCTGCATGCGGGCGATGGTGTCGATGTCGGAATGCAGGTAGCGCACCCGGATGCCCAGCTCCTCGAGGTAGGCCGTCAGCTCCTCGGCCATGCGCTTGGTGAGGGTGGTCGCCAGCACCCGGTGTCCCCGCTCCACGGTGACGCGGATTTCGCCGATCAGGTCGTCGACCTGGTTGCCGGCCGGCCGCACCTCGATCGGCGGGTCGACCAGGCCGGTGGGACGGACGATCTGCTCCACCACCACCCCCTGCGCCTTTTCCAGCTCGTAGTCGGCCGGCGTCGCCGAAACGTAGATGGTCTGGATGTCACGCGCCTCGAACTCCTCGAAGGTCAGCGGCCGGTTGTCGAGCGCCGAGGGCAGGCGGAATCCGTAGTTGACCAGGGTCTCCTTGCGCGAGCGGTCACCGCGGTACATGGCGCCGATCTGGCTGACGGTGACGTGCGACTCGTCGATGAACATCAGGGCGTCGTCGGGAAAGTAGTCGAACAGGGTCGCCGGCGGCGTTCCCGGTGCCCGGCCGTCGAGATGGCGGGAATAGTTCTCGATCCCCTGGCAGTAGCCCATCTCCTCCATCATCTCGATGTCGAACAGGGTGCGCTGCTCGATGCGCTGCGCCTCGAGCAGCTGGTTGTTGGCGCGAAAGTACTGGATGCGCTCGCGCAGCTCCTCCTGGATCTGGCGGATCGCCCGGTCGAGGGTCGGCCGGGTGGCGACATAATGGCTGGCGGGGAAGATGGCGGTCTGCGCCAGGCGGTCGATCACCGTGCCGCGCAGCGGATCGACCTCGCTGATCGCCTCGATCTCGTCGCCGAAGAACTCGATGCGCAGGGCCCGGTTCTCCTCGTAGGCGGGAAAGACCTCGACGGTATCGCCGCGCACCCGGAAGGAACCACGGTGAAAGTCGACGTCGTTGCGCTGGTACTGGATTTCCACCAGCCGTTTCAGCAGATCGTTGCGCTCCAGCTCCATTCCTTCTTCGAGCCGGATCAGCATGCCGTAGTAGGCCTCCGGCGAACCGAGGCCGTAGATGCAGGAGACCGAGGAGACGATCAGCACGTCGCGCCGGGTCAGCAGCGAGCGGGTGGCGCTGTGACGCAGCTTGTCGATCTCCTCGTTGATCGAGGAGTCCTTCTCGATGTAGGTGTCGGTGACCGGAACATAGGCTTCCGGCTGGTAGTAGTCGTA is drawn from Geothermobacter ehrlichii and contains these coding sequences:
- the uvrB gene encoding excinuclease ABC subunit UvrB, with protein sequence MARFELVTDYQPRGDQPRAIRELVEGLRRGDRHQVLLGVTGSGKTFTMANVVAEVQRPTLVLAHNKTLAAQLYGEFKELFPHNAVEYFVSYYDYYQPEAYVPVTDTYIEKDSSINEEIDKLRHSATRSLLTRRDVLIVSSVSCIYGLGSPEAYYGMLIRLEEGMELERNDLLKRLVEIQYQRNDVDFHRGSFRVRGDTVEVFPAYEENRALRIEFFGDEIEAISEVDPLRGTVIDRLAQTAIFPASHYVATRPTLDRAIRQIQEELRERIQYFRANNQLLEAQRIEQRTLFDIEMMEEMGYCQGIENYSRHLDGRAPGTPPATLFDYFPDDALMFIDESHVTVSQIGAMYRGDRSRKETLVNYGFRLPSALDNRPLTFEEFEARDIQTIYVSATPADYELEKAQGVVVEQIVRPTGLVDPPIEVRPAGNQVDDLIGEIRVTVERGHRVLATTLTKRMAEELTAYLEELGIRVRYLHSDIDTIARMQIIRDLRQGQFDVLVGINLLREGLDIPEVGLVAILDADKEGFLRSERSLIQTCGRAARNVDGRVIMYADKVTRSMRACIDETERRRAAQLAYNREHGITPETVKKSLRSILEDIAEKDYVELPVAAEEVAAYGDLESLRAEIARLKQEMLAAAADLEFEKAAQLRDRMLELEKLELQLGG